The Flavobacterium sp. 102 genomic interval TCGGTATACACTTCACGCAAATAACGACGTTTCATTTTCTTTAAAATATCATTGCTTCCGCTTTGCAATGGAATGTGAAAATGTGGGACAAATGTTCGGCTTTGGGATACAAATTCTATGGTTTCATTTTTCAACAAATTGGGTTCAATAGAAGAAATCCTGAGTCTTTCAATACCTTCAACATCGTCTAAAGCTTTGACCAAATCAAGAAAAGTATGTTCGTGTTTTTTGTTGCCAAATTCGCCTTTGCCATAGTCACCAATATTGACACCGGTCAAAACAATCTCTTTGATACCTTGTTGTGAAATTTCGAACGCATTTTTTAAGACGTTTTCCAAAGCATCACTACGAGAAATTCCTCTGGCTAACGGAATTGTACAATACGTACATTTATAATCGCAACCGTCTTGTACTTTCAAAAAAGCACGCGTTCTATCGCCTATGGAATAACTGCCGACGTAAAAATCAGCTTCTTCAATTTCGCACGAATGCACTTCGCCCATATCATTTTTGGACAAGTCATTGATATAATCGGTGATTTTGAATTTTTCTGTCGCACCCAAAACCAAATCAACACCATCAACTGCTGCTAATTCTTCAGGTTTCAACTGGGCATAACAACCTACAGCGGCAACGAATGCTTTGTCGTTGAGCTTCATGGCTTTTTTGACAACTTGCTTGAATTGTTTATCAGCATTATCCGTTACCGAACAGGTATTAATCACGTATATATCGGCAACTTCTTCAAAATCGACGCGGTCAAAACCTTCGTCTTGGAAGTTTCTCGCAATGGTAGAAGTTTCGGAAAAATTCAATTTGCACCCCAAAGTATAAAAGGCGACTTTCTTTTTTTGTTCCATAAGATTGCTCAATTGATGAAATCGTTGTCAAAAAATTGAGTGGGCAAATTTACAAACTAAATTTCTATTAATAAAACAGTTAAAATTAAAAACCGTTAATTCGCAAATTACTTATTTTCAATTTGCGAATTAACGGTAAATATAATCGAGTTCAAATTTACTCTTTCCTGTATTTTTTTGTAATTTCAAAAACGTGTTCCAAAATTTTCGCGTCTTCTTCACTGAATTCAACTTGGCGTCTAGCCATCACAATTTTAGCCGTTTGAAAAGCTTTTGAAGTCAAATAAGTTGTGAAACCCGAAGCGCCGCCCCAAGAAAAACTCGACACAAAATTACGTGGAAATCCGGAACCGAAAATGTTAG includes:
- the mtaB gene encoding tRNA (N(6)-L-threonylcarbamoyladenosine(37)-C(2))-methylthiotransferase MtaB, with amino-acid sequence MEQKKKVAFYTLGCKLNFSETSTIARNFQDEGFDRVDFEEVADIYVINTCSVTDNADKQFKQVVKKAMKLNDKAFVAAVGCYAQLKPEELAAVDGVDLVLGATEKFKITDYINDLSKNDMGEVHSCEIEEADFYVGSYSIGDRTRAFLKVQDGCDYKCTYCTIPLARGISRSDALENVLKNAFEISQQGIKEIVLTGVNIGDYGKGEFGNKKHEHTFLDLVKALDDVEGIERLRISSIEPNLLKNETIEFVSQSRTFVPHFHIPLQSGSNDILKKMKRRYLREVYTERVSKIREVMPHACIGVDVIVGFPGETDQHFLETYNFLNELDISYLHVFTYSERDNTEAAEMDGVVPANVRSKRSKMLRGLSVKKRRAFYESQIGTNRTVLFESENKEGYIHGFTENYVKVKTPWNPELVNTLHEINLSRIDEDGSVRMEFLNVEA